A single Sphingomonas kaistensis DNA region contains:
- a CDS encoding glycosyl transferase family protein, translating to MSLQLAMAELAAELALFAALGFLLFSLDDLLVDIIYFARRLWRAMTVYRRHRPGDARSLTDGAATGWMVVMIPAWDESAVIGAMLRSTLQSFDHPDYTLLVGYYRNDPATRLAIEAVTDPRVMAIEVPHDGPTTKADCLNELYAFLLRHEVASGRQARAVVLHDAEDLVHPLELRLFDRLTARAGMVQLPVVPLPDHTSHWVAGHYCDEFAESHGKELVVREAVGASIPLAGVGCAISRGAIARLAEAHGGRPFAGGSMTEDYEMGLRLGALGERTIFVRLPESPGQRGVVASRGHFPSNLGAAVRQKARWLGGIAFAGWDRLGWSGGLGERWFRLRDRRGPFAALLLLAGYLSGLLWAQLWFAAQLGAPLPPQPSPLLAGLLQINFALLLWRILMRVGFTSHVYGFGEGLAAVPRIVTANLIAILATGRALFLHAGGGPRQWDKTDHVFPAATGAARP from the coding sequence GTGAGCCTGCAGCTTGCCATGGCCGAACTGGCAGCCGAGCTAGCGCTGTTTGCAGCACTCGGTTTTCTGCTCTTCTCGCTCGACGACCTGCTGGTCGACATCATCTATTTCGCCCGCCGCCTGTGGCGCGCGATGACGGTGTATCGCCGCCACCGGCCGGGCGATGCGCGTTCGCTGACCGACGGCGCGGCGACGGGATGGATGGTGGTGATGATCCCCGCCTGGGACGAAAGCGCGGTAATCGGCGCCATGCTGCGCTCGACCCTGCAAAGCTTCGATCACCCTGATTACACATTGCTGGTCGGCTATTACCGCAACGATCCGGCGACCCGGCTGGCGATCGAGGCCGTGACCGACCCCCGGGTGATGGCGATCGAGGTCCCGCACGACGGGCCGACCACCAAGGCCGATTGCCTGAACGAGCTCTACGCCTTTCTCCTGCGGCACGAAGTGGCGAGCGGGCGGCAGGCGCGCGCGGTGGTGCTTCACGATGCCGAAGACCTCGTCCACCCGCTCGAGCTTCGGTTGTTCGATCGGCTGACCGCCAGGGCCGGGATGGTGCAATTGCCGGTGGTCCCGCTGCCCGATCACACCAGCCACTGGGTCGCTGGCCATTATTGCGACGAATTCGCCGAATCGCATGGCAAGGAACTGGTGGTGCGCGAAGCGGTCGGGGCCTCGATCCCGCTGGCCGGGGTGGGCTGCGCAATCTCGCGCGGCGCGATCGCGCGGCTGGCCGAAGCGCATGGCGGCAGGCCGTTCGCCGGCGGTTCGATGACCGAGGATTACGAGATGGGGCTGCGCCTCGGCGCGCTGGGCGAACGGACGATCTTCGTCCGCCTGCCCGAAAGCCCGGGCCAGCGCGGCGTGGTCGCCAGCCGGGGTCATTTCCCGAGCAATCTCGGCGCCGCGGTCCGGCAGAAGGCTCGCTGGCTGGGCGGCATCGCCTTTGCCGGATGGGACCGGCTCGGTTGGAGCGGGGGCCTCGGCGAACGCTGGTTCCGGCTTCGCGACCGGCGCGGCCCCTTTGCCGCTCTGCTGCTGCTGGCCGGCTATCTGTCGGGGCTGCTGTGGGCGCAATTGTGGTTCGCGGCGCAGCTCGGCGCGCCCTTGCCGCCGCAGCCCTCTCCGCTGCTGGCCGGCCTGCTGCAGATCAATTTCGCCTTGCTCCTGTGGAGAATCCTCATGCGTGTCGGCTTTACCAGCCATGTCTACGGCTTTGGCGAGGGACTGGCGGCCGTGCCGCGGATCGTCACCGCCAACCTCATCGCGATCCTCGCGACGGGCCGCGCCCTGTTCCTTCATGCGGGCGGGGGACCACGGCAATGGGACAAGACCGATCACGTCTTTCCCGCCGCCACCGGAGCGGCCCGGCCATGA
- a CDS encoding cyclopropane-fatty-acyl-phospholipid synthase family protein: MTMLERLLGDRIKGGTLTVILPSSERSSVGSGEPHVTARIHDKKALLELARGPRLAFGELYMDGRITIEQGALIDLLSMVVGANRFEDGGHKGRLKKRFGLLKSLLPRRNDATASRRNVAHHYDLDERLYRLFLDPDLQYSCAYFRDPANSLVQAQEDKKAHIAAKLYLQPGQRVLDIGCGWGGMALYLNRVAGVEVLGVTLSEEQLRVARQRAEEAGVADKVRFELIDYRAVTGRFDRIVSVGMFEHVGAAHFGEFFATCKRLLTDDGVMLLHTIGKYGKAGKPDPFTDKWIFPGYHLPSLSQMMAASEEVRLIATDVETLRMHYGFTLRHWLANCDAHRAEIVALYDERFFRMWTFYLAAAAVAFEHGAMNNFQVQYVRDRRALPLTRDYMQEAEQRYRRPAS, encoded by the coding sequence ATGACCATGCTTGAACGCCTGCTCGGCGACCGTATCAAGGGCGGCACGCTAACCGTCATCCTCCCCAGCAGCGAGCGATCGTCGGTCGGGTCGGGCGAACCGCACGTCACGGCCCGGATCCACGACAAGAAGGCGTTGCTCGAACTGGCCCGCGGACCGCGCCTCGCGTTCGGCGAGCTCTACATGGATGGGCGCATCACGATCGAGCAGGGCGCACTGATCGACCTCCTTTCGATGGTGGTCGGCGCCAATCGGTTCGAGGATGGCGGCCACAAGGGTCGGCTCAAGAAGCGCTTCGGGCTGCTCAAATCGCTGCTCCCGCGCCGTAACGATGCCACCGCCTCACGCCGCAACGTGGCGCATCATTACGACCTCGACGAGCGGCTCTACCGCCTCTTCCTCGACCCCGACCTGCAATATAGCTGCGCTTATTTCCGCGACCCCGCCAACAGCCTGGTCCAGGCGCAGGAAGACAAGAAAGCGCACATCGCCGCCAAACTCTATCTCCAGCCGGGCCAGCGCGTGCTCGATATCGGCTGCGGGTGGGGCGGGATGGCGCTGTACTTGAACCGCGTCGCCGGGGTGGAAGTGCTCGGCGTTACCCTAAGCGAGGAACAGCTTCGCGTCGCCCGTCAACGCGCGGAAGAAGCCGGCGTCGCCGACAAGGTGCGGTTCGAACTGATCGACTATCGCGCGGTGACCGGCCGGTTCGACCGGATCGTCTCGGTCGGCATGTTCGAACATGTCGGCGCGGCGCATTTCGGGGAGTTCTTCGCGACCTGCAAACGGCTTCTGACCGACGACGGCGTGATGCTGCTCCACACCATCGGCAAATACGGCAAGGCGGGCAAACCCGACCCGTTCACCGACAAATGGATCTTCCCCGGCTACCACCTTCCCAGCCTCAGCCAGATGATGGCGGCGAGCGAGGAAGTGCGGCTGATCGCGACCGACGTCGAAACGCTGCGGATGCATTACGGCTTCACGCTCAGGCACTGGCTGGCCAATTGCGACGCGCACCGGGCGGAGATCGTGGCGCTCTACGACGAGCGCTTTTTCCGCATGTGGACCTTCTACCTCGCCGCCGCCGCCGTGGCGTTCGAGCATGGCGCGATGAACAATTTTCAGGTGCAATATGTCCGCGACCGCCGGGCGCTGCCGCTGACCCGGGATTATATGCAAGAGGCGGAGCAGCGTTACCGCCGCCCCGCCTCCTGA
- a CDS encoding DUF6491 family protein codes for MQRLTLASLTILASAGALAACATTMQPVERSPKAMADLARYLDGRTPGKPVSCLPTYRRNDMVVIDENTILFRDGANRVWRNDLRGGCNSLGRPGTALLTRQFGSNLCSGEIAQVIDTSQGFTVGSCSLGDFVPYTGPGVRR; via the coding sequence ATGCAACGCCTGACCCTTGCTTCCCTCACCATCCTGGCCTCGGCCGGTGCGCTTGCCGCCTGCGCCACGACCATGCAGCCTGTGGAGCGCTCACCCAAGGCGATGGCGGACCTGGCGCGCTATCTCGACGGGCGTACGCCGGGCAAGCCGGTGTCCTGCCTGCCGACCTATCGCCGCAACGACATGGTGGTGATCGACGAAAACACCATCCTCTTCCGCGACGGCGCCAACCGGGTCTGGCGCAACGATCTGCGGGGCGGGTGCAACAGCCTTGGCCGTCCGGGCACCGCGCTCCTGACGCGGCAATTCGGCTCCAACCTGTGCAGCGGCGAGATCGCCCAGGTGATCGACACCAGCCAGGGCTTCACCGTCGGCAGCTGCTCGCTCGGCGACTTCGTGCCCTACACGGGCCCCGGCGTCCGCCGCTGA
- a CDS encoding A24 family peptidase, with protein sequence MNLPTLVPEWLFWALIACLVLAAFQDAMMLKISNYICGAVLLLGVAGAVIAGPQPSLWENGVVFVAALAIGTFLFGRGILGGGDVKLFAATVLWFDLGASARFLMWTAIAGGLLAVLIIILRTLPWPQAIRSRMRVLQPKAGIPYGIAIAAGAIITSLQLMGARPA encoded by the coding sequence GTGAACCTGCCGACCCTGGTGCCGGAGTGGCTGTTCTGGGCGCTGATCGCTTGCCTTGTGCTGGCCGCGTTCCAGGACGCGATGATGCTCAAGATCAGCAATTACATCTGCGGCGCGGTGCTTCTGCTCGGAGTCGCGGGGGCGGTGATCGCGGGTCCGCAGCCGAGCTTGTGGGAAAATGGCGTGGTGTTCGTCGCCGCGCTCGCCATCGGGACCTTTCTGTTCGGCCGCGGCATCCTTGGCGGCGGCGACGTCAAATTGTTCGCGGCTACCGTGCTGTGGTTCGACCTCGGCGCGTCCGCCCGTTTCCTGATGTGGACCGCGATCGCCGGGGGGCTGCTGGCGGTGCTGATCATCATCCTGCGCACCTTGCCGTGGCCCCAGGCGATCCGTTCGCGGATGCGGGTGCTGCAGCCCAAGGCGGGCATTCCCTATGGTATCGCGATTGCCGCCGGGGCGATCATCACAAGCCTGCAACTGATGGGCGCCCGCCCGGCGTGA
- a CDS encoding AMP-dependent synthetase/ligase — protein MFLDRVQQRGDTPFLWAKRDGAWQSISYTEAARQVAALSDSLIRLGCKPGDRVMLVSENRPEWLIADLAIMAAGCVTVPTYTTNTTRDHTHILTNSGARAVIVSSQKLAKALVPAVLFSSDCHDVIGIEDIRTGQAVNGAKFHVWSDLVADGGSLDAVRARIATMQREDLACIIYTSGTGGAPRGVRQHHGAILHNTAACIDVIANDFGWDDEVFLSFLPASHAYEHSGGQMFPIALGAQIYFAESLEKLAANIEEVRPTLMVVVPRLFEMLRQRMLKTIEKQGGVAAKLLDRALAIGKERYDKGSIPVKDWPADLAVRMLLKRKVSNKFGGRIKAMVSGGAPLNPDVGLFFHSLGITMLQGYGQTEAGPVISCNRPKVGIRMDTVGPPLLNTEVRFAEDGELLVRGELVMHGYWNNEEETARVLKDGWLHTGDVGHFDEAGRIVITDRKKDLIVNDKGDNVSPQRVEGMLTLQPEIAQAMVYGDRRPHLVALLVPEPDVKGDEAAVRATLQKAVDRVNAELSVIEKVRRFALADEPFSVDNEQMTPSMKIRRHVLKGVYGERLDGLYGK, from the coding sequence ATGTTCCTCGACCGGGTGCAGCAACGCGGCGACACGCCCTTCCTGTGGGCAAAGCGCGACGGGGCGTGGCAATCGATCAGCTACACCGAAGCCGCGCGCCAGGTCGCCGCTCTGTCGGACAGCCTGATCCGCCTCGGCTGCAAACCCGGCGACCGGGTCATGCTGGTCAGCGAAAACCGCCCCGAATGGCTGATCGCCGATCTCGCGATCATGGCCGCGGGCTGTGTCACGGTGCCGACCTACACCACCAACACCACGCGCGATCACACCCATATCCTGACCAACTCGGGCGCCCGCGCGGTGATCGTGTCGAGCCAGAAGCTGGCCAAGGCGCTCGTCCCGGCGGTGCTGTTCTCGTCCGATTGCCACGACGTCATCGGGATCGAGGACATCCGCACCGGCCAGGCGGTCAACGGCGCCAAGTTCCATGTCTGGTCCGATCTCGTCGCCGACGGCGGCAGCCTCGACGCGGTGCGGGCGCGCATCGCGACCATGCAGCGCGAGGACCTTGCCTGCATCATCTACACCAGCGGCACCGGCGGCGCCCCGCGCGGCGTTCGCCAGCACCACGGCGCGATTCTCCACAACACCGCCGCCTGTATCGACGTCATCGCCAACGACTTCGGCTGGGACGACGAGGTGTTCCTGTCGTTCCTCCCCGCCAGCCACGCTTACGAGCATTCAGGCGGGCAGATGTTCCCGATCGCGCTCGGCGCGCAAATCTACTTCGCCGAAAGCCTCGAAAAGCTTGCCGCCAATATCGAGGAAGTGCGTCCGACCCTGATGGTGGTCGTCCCCCGCCTGTTCGAAATGCTGCGCCAGCGGATGCTCAAGACCATCGAAAAGCAGGGCGGGGTCGCCGCCAAACTGCTCGATCGCGCGCTCGCCATCGGCAAGGAGCGCTACGACAAAGGCTCGATTCCCGTGAAGGACTGGCCCGCCGACCTTGCCGTGCGGATGCTCCTGAAGCGCAAGGTGTCGAACAAGTTCGGCGGCCGGATCAAGGCGATGGTCTCAGGCGGCGCGCCGCTCAATCCCGATGTCGGGCTGTTCTTCCACTCGCTCGGAATCACCATGCTGCAGGGCTATGGCCAGACCGAGGCCGGGCCGGTGATCAGCTGCAATCGGCCCAAGGTCGGGATCCGCATGGACACGGTCGGCCCGCCCTTGCTCAACACCGAAGTCCGCTTCGCCGAGGACGGCGAATTGCTGGTGCGCGGCGAGCTCGTCATGCACGGCTATTGGAACAATGAGGAAGAAACGGCGCGGGTCTTGAAGGACGGATGGCTGCACACCGGCGACGTCGGCCATTTCGACGAGGCGGGGCGGATCGTCATTACCGACCGCAAGAAGGATCTGATCGTCAACGACAAGGGCGACAATGTCTCGCCCCAGCGGGTCGAGGGGATGCTGACGCTCCAGCCCGAGATCGCGCAGGCGATGGTCTATGGCGACCGCCGCCCGCATCTCGTCGCGCTGCTGGTGCCCGAGCCCGATGTGAAGGGCGACGAAGCCGCGGTCCGCGCCACGCTTCAAAAGGCGGTCGATCGGGTGAATGCGGAACTCAGCGTGATCGAAAAGGTCCGCCGCTTCGCCCTCGCCGACGAGCCGTTCAGCGTCGACAACGAGCAGATGACGCCGAGCATGAAGATCCGCCGTCACGTGCTGAAAGGCGTCTACGGCGAGCGGCTCGACGGCCTTTACGGCAAATGA
- a CDS encoding class I SAM-dependent methyltransferase, with product MERQVYDRMAELDQRHWWYRARRKVLAQLIARVVRPRPNSRILEVGCGTGHNFPMLDVFGSVEAIEVDPAARAMAEKRLGRAVGSAPLPDLPGVADASFDMIGSFDVIEHIEDDRAALAGIARCLKPGGKFVMTVPAHQWMWSAHDVVNHHHRRYSKTGLKALFDGSPLKLEKMGYLNSLLLPVAIAARTAGKITGKDDGDDTLPPAPLNAALEKVFAQEARLIGRVPLPPGLSLWAVASSGT from the coding sequence ATGGAACGGCAAGTCTACGACCGGATGGCAGAGCTCGACCAGCGGCATTGGTGGTATCGCGCCCGGCGCAAGGTGCTGGCGCAACTGATCGCCCGGGTGGTGCGGCCGCGCCCGAACAGCCGGATTCTCGAAGTGGGCTGCGGGACCGGGCACAACTTCCCGATGCTCGACGTCTTCGGTTCGGTCGAAGCGATCGAGGTCGATCCGGCCGCGCGGGCGATGGCCGAGAAACGGCTCGGCCGCGCCGTCGGGTCGGCGCCGTTGCCCGACCTGCCGGGTGTGGCGGACGCCTCGTTCGACATGATCGGCTCGTTCGACGTGATCGAGCATATCGAGGACGACCGCGCCGCGCTGGCGGGGATCGCGCGCTGCCTGAAGCCCGGCGGCAAGTTCGTGATGACGGTCCCGGCACACCAATGGATGTGGTCGGCGCACGACGTCGTGAACCACCATCACCGCCGTTATTCCAAGACCGGCCTCAAGGCGCTGTTCGACGGCTCGCCGCTGAAGCTCGAGAAGATGGGCTATTTGAATAGCCTGCTGCTGCCGGTCGCGATCGCGGCGCGGACGGCGGGCAAGATCACCGGCAAGGACGATGGCGACGACACGTTGCCCCCAGCCCCGCTCAATGCCGCGCTGGAGAAGGTGTTCGCTCAGGAAGCGCGGTTGATCGGCAGGGTGCCGCTGCCGCCGGGCCTGTCGCTCTGGGCGGTGGCTTCGTCGGGCACCTGA
- a CDS encoding EF-hand domain-containing protein, producing the protein MKKILFGAGVLLAATAAAAQMAPTAPVAPRDGVQTRAEVVERTRAMFARVDTNRDGFITQEERQAVRGQMRAEMGERRGQRMAQNRGAGRAQMFERLDQNRDNVISRDEWARAEAMRGERRAEGRRAGMNGQRMAMRGRMGGAMMRMADTNRDQRISLAEAQAAAVQRFDRVDLNRDGRVTREERQQARQQRQAQRPAAAVR; encoded by the coding sequence ATGAAGAAGATTCTGTTTGGTGCTGGCGTGCTGCTGGCCGCCACCGCCGCGGCTGCGCAGATGGCACCGACCGCGCCGGTTGCGCCGCGCGACGGGGTGCAGACCCGCGCCGAAGTGGTCGAGCGGACCCGGGCGATGTTCGCGCGGGTGGACACCAATCGTGACGGCTTCATCACCCAGGAAGAGCGCCAGGCCGTGCGCGGCCAGATGCGGGCGGAGATGGGCGAGCGCCGGGGTCAGCGCATGGCGCAGAACCGCGGTGCCGGCCGCGCGCAGATGTTCGAGCGGCTCGACCAAAATCGCGACAACGTCATCAGCCGCGACGAATGGGCGCGCGCCGAAGCGATGCGCGGTGAGCGCCGGGCCGAGGGTCGCCGTGCCGGCATGAACGGTCAGCGGATGGCGATGCGCGGCCGGATGGGCGGCGCGATGATGCGGATGGCCGACACCAACCGCGACCAGCGCATTTCGCTTGCCGAAGCGCAAGCGGCAGCGGTGCAGCGGTTCGACCGGGTCGACCTCAACCGCGACGGCCGCGTCACCCGCGAGGAGCGCCAGCAGGCGCGCCAGCAGCGGCAGGCCCAGCGTCCGGCGGCCGCCGTTCGCTAA
- a CDS encoding oxygenase MpaB family protein, with product MPSPASPSVEKLRRAIAGGVVGFFNDAATGQQPIKPSDDALCPPGGAAWKVHADLAGMMVGGVAALLWQMLHPRALAGVWDHSDFRRNMHGRLRNTARFIAVTTYGARDEAEAAIARVRRIHDHVHGTLPDGTPYDANDPRLLAFVHLAGSAMFLAGYRRFANPVMPLAERDAYWDEVAIIAEKLGADPVPRSEAEAEALSREFLPELRADERSRTIRDIILNAPPQRLRLFPVQRLLMRSATDLLPREVRRLHGLRGSGLATPAVGAATYSLASTLRWALAPRERSA from the coding sequence ATGCCCAGTCCCGCGTCCCCGTCCGTTGAAAAGCTTCGCCGCGCCATCGCCGGAGGGGTGGTCGGATTCTTCAACGATGCGGCCACGGGGCAGCAGCCGATCAAACCGTCCGACGATGCCCTGTGCCCGCCGGGCGGGGCGGCGTGGAAGGTCCATGCCGATCTTGCCGGCATGATGGTCGGCGGGGTGGCAGCGTTGTTGTGGCAGATGCTCCACCCGCGGGCACTAGCAGGAGTGTGGGACCATTCGGACTTCCGCCGCAACATGCACGGGCGGCTGCGCAACACCGCGCGGTTCATCGCGGTCACCACTTATGGCGCGCGGGACGAGGCCGAGGCGGCGATCGCGCGGGTCAGGCGGATCCACGATCACGTCCACGGCACGCTGCCCGACGGCACGCCCTACGACGCCAACGATCCCCGGCTGCTGGCTTTCGTTCACCTCGCTGGGTCGGCGATGTTCCTCGCCGGCTATCGCCGCTTCGCCAATCCCGTCATGCCGCTCGCCGAGCGCGACGCTTATTGGGACGAGGTCGCGATCATCGCTGAAAAGCTCGGCGCCGATCCGGTCCCGCGCAGCGAGGCCGAGGCCGAGGCGCTGTCTCGCGAGTTTCTCCCAGAGCTTCGCGCCGACGAGCGCAGCCGGACTATCCGCGACATCATCCTCAACGCCCCGCCGCAGCGCCTGCGCCTGTTTCCGGTCCAGCGCCTGCTGATGCGGTCGGCAACCGACCTCCTCCCGCGCGAGGTGCGGCGGCTGCACGGACTGCGCGGGTCCGGCCTTGCCACCCCGGCGGTCGGCGCCGCCACCTACAGCCTCGCTTCGACCTTGCGCTGGGCCCTCGCTCCGCGCGAAAGAAGCGCATGA
- a CDS encoding glycosyltransferase family 2 protein, whose protein sequence is MTALSIVVPCFNEEECVRLLHQRLSGAARTSFGEDYEIILVNDGSKDRTWPIMQDMSAGDPHLTCVNLSRNHGHQLALTAGLDLARGHRILIVDADLQDPPELLAPMLEMMDREGADVVYGVRQSRAGETHFKRATAHAFYRLLSRATEIDIPLDAGDFRLMSRRALDVLLAMPEQARFVRGMVAWIGFKQLPFPYDRAERFAGTSKYPLGKMIRFALDALTGFSSAPLKLASHAGLLLSLSSILIILYIGYAFVTGQNIQGWTSLMLVVVVLGAVQMFVLAMMGEYIGRLYSQSKNRPLYIVQDIAGDARIPRKSLGQVPDEATAQSDRPGGSGTLPINRAS, encoded by the coding sequence ATGACCGCGCTTTCGATCGTCGTTCCCTGCTTCAACGAAGAGGAATGCGTCCGCCTGCTGCACCAGCGGCTGAGCGGCGCGGCGCGGACCTCGTTCGGCGAGGATTACGAGATCATCCTCGTCAACGACGGGTCCAAGGATCGGACCTGGCCGATCATGCAGGACATGAGCGCGGGCGACCCGCATCTCACCTGCGTCAACCTGTCGCGCAATCACGGCCACCAGCTGGCGCTGACCGCCGGGCTCGACTTAGCGCGGGGCCATCGCATCCTGATCGTCGACGCCGACCTCCAGGACCCGCCCGAGTTGCTCGCGCCCATGCTCGAGATGATGGACCGCGAAGGCGCCGACGTCGTCTATGGCGTGCGCCAAAGCCGCGCGGGCGAAACGCATTTCAAGCGCGCCACCGCCCATGCCTTCTACCGCCTCCTGTCGCGCGCCACCGAGATCGACATTCCCCTAGACGCCGGCGACTTCCGCCTGATGAGCCGTCGTGCGCTCGACGTGCTGCTGGCGATGCCCGAGCAGGCGCGGTTCGTGCGCGGCATGGTGGCGTGGATCGGGTTCAAGCAATTGCCCTTCCCCTATGACCGCGCCGAGCGCTTCGCGGGGACAAGCAAATATCCGCTGGGCAAGATGATCCGCTTCGCACTGGACGCGCTGACCGGGTTCAGCTCGGCCCCGCTGAAGCTCGCCAGCCACGCCGGGCTGCTGCTCAGCCTGAGCTCGATCCTGATCATCCTTTACATCGGCTACGCCTTCGTCACCGGCCAGAACATCCAGGGTTGGACCTCGCTGATGCTGGTGGTCGTGGTGCTCGGCGCGGTGCAGATGTTCGTGCTGGCGATGATGGGCGAATATATCGGCCGGCTCTACAGCCAGTCGAAGAACCGTCCGCTCTATATCGTGCAGGACATTGCGGGCGATGCGCGAATCCCGCGCAAGAGCCTCGGTCAGGTGCCCGACGAAGCCACCGCCCAGAGCGACAGGCCCGGCGGCAGCGGCACCCTGCCGATCAACCGCGCTTCCTGA
- the gloB gene encoding hydroxyacylglutathione hydrolase, with translation MMQAVALPALSDNYVWLLHDENSGHTAVVDPGDAQVALDGAAARGWTIDQVLITHWHPDHTAGIPAVVAATGAKVWGPEAERDKFAGLDHGLADGDKVQVGSAEAEVWHVPGHTLGHIAFILDGHAFVGDTLFAGGCGRLFEGTPDQMHASLQRLGTLPDEMIVYPAHEYTLGNYRFLAAKAPGDAAIERRLAEVTALRDAGRPTVPTTIAEERASNLFLRADNAAEFARLRAAKDSFR, from the coding sequence GTGATGCAGGCGGTCGCGCTTCCCGCGCTCAGCGACAATTACGTCTGGCTGTTGCACGACGAGAATAGCGGCCACACCGCCGTCGTCGATCCCGGCGACGCACAGGTCGCGCTGGACGGTGCGGCGGCGCGCGGGTGGACGATCGACCAGGTGCTGATCACCCACTGGCACCCCGATCACACCGCTGGCATCCCCGCGGTGGTCGCCGCGACCGGCGCCAAGGTCTGGGGCCCGGAAGCCGAGCGCGACAAGTTCGCCGGGCTCGATCACGGCCTTGCCGACGGCGACAAGGTGCAGGTCGGCAGCGCCGAGGCCGAAGTGTGGCACGTCCCCGGCCACACGCTCGGCCACATCGCCTTCATCCTTGATGGCCACGCCTTTGTCGGCGACACCCTGTTCGCCGGCGGCTGCGGGCGCTTGTTCGAAGGCACGCCCGACCAGATGCACGCCTCGCTCCAGCGGCTCGGCACCTTGCCCGACGAGATGATCGTCTATCCCGCGCATGAATATACGCTCGGCAACTATCGGTTCCTGGCGGCCAAGGCGCCGGGCGACGCGGCGATCGAGCGGCGGTTGGCCGAGGTCACCGCGCTGCGTGACGCCGGCCGCCCGACCGTGCCGACCACCATCGCCGAGGAGCGGGCGAGCAACCTGTTCCTGCGTGCCGACAACGCCGCCGAATTCGCCCGGCTGCGCGCCGCCAAGGACAGCTTTCGTTAA
- the rlmN gene encoding 23S rRNA (adenine(2503)-C(2))-methyltransferase RlmN: MSADTNLMPIAGAVDPVTVPRPAAVTADPRVELIGLKRDAIREALESAGMDARQAKLRSKQLWHWIYNRGVTDFALMTDIAKAQQPWLAERFKITRPEVVEAQVSSDGTRKWLLRTHDAHDFEMVFIPDADRGTLCVSSQVGCTLNCRFCHTGTMRLVRNLDIHEIVGQVMLARDSLGEWPSQPEGRMLTNIVMMGMGEPLYNFDNVRDALKIVMDGDGLGLSKRRITLSTSGVVPMMEKCGEEIGVNLAVSLHAVTKEIRDEIVPLNRKYGIEELLQACADYPGANNARRITFEYVMLKDKNDSDDHARELVRLIRHYRLPAKVNLIPFNPWPGAEYECSTPERIRSFSNIVFEGGISAPVRTPRGRDIDAACGQLKTAAEKKRRAELDREGVA, from the coding sequence ATGAGCGCCGACACCAACCTTATGCCGATCGCCGGAGCGGTCGATCCTGTCACCGTCCCGCGTCCCGCGGCGGTCACCGCCGATCCCCGCGTCGAACTGATCGGTTTGAAGCGCGATGCCATCCGCGAGGCGCTGGAAAGCGCCGGCATGGATGCGCGCCAGGCCAAGCTGCGGTCAAAGCAATTGTGGCACTGGATCTACAATCGCGGGGTCACTGACTTTGCGTTGATGACCGACATCGCCAAGGCGCAGCAGCCGTGGCTGGCTGAGCGGTTCAAGATCACGCGTCCTGAAGTCGTCGAAGCGCAGGTGTCGTCCGACGGGACGCGCAAGTGGCTGCTCCGCACCCACGACGCGCACGACTTTGAGATGGTGTTCATCCCCGACGCCGACCGCGGCACTTTGTGCGTATCCAGCCAGGTCGGCTGCACGCTGAACTGCCGCTTCTGCCACACCGGCACCATGCGCCTCGTGCGCAATCTCGATATCCACGAGATCGTCGGCCAGGTCATGCTCGCCCGCGATTCGCTCGGCGAATGGCCGAGCCAGCCCGAGGGCCGGATGCTCACCAACATCGTGATGATGGGGATGGGCGAGCCGCTCTATAATTTCGACAATGTCCGCGACGCGCTCAAGATCGTCATGGACGGCGACGGCTTGGGCCTTAGCAAGCGCCGGATCACCCTCTCCACCTCGGGCGTCGTGCCGATGATGGAGAAATGCGGCGAGGAGATCGGGGTCAATCTCGCCGTCTCGCTCCACGCGGTGACCAAGGAAATCCGCGACGAGATCGTGCCCTTGAACCGCAAGTACGGCATCGAGGAATTGCTGCAGGCGTGCGCTGATTATCCCGGCGCCAACAACGCCCGCCGCATCACCTTCGAATACGTCATGCTGAAGGACAAGAACGACAGCGACGACCATGCGCGTGAGCTGGTCCGGCTGATCCGCCATTATCGCCTGCCGGCCAAGGTCAATCTGATCCCGTTCAACCCGTGGCCGGGCGCCGAGTATGAATGCTCCACGCCCGAGCGCATCCGCTCTTTCTCGAACATCGTGTTCGAAGGCGGGATCAGCGCGCCGGTGCGGACCCCGCGCGGGCGCGACATCGACGCGGCCTGCGGCCAGCTCAAGACGGCGGCGGAAAAGAAGCGCCGCGCCGAACTCGACCGCGAAGGGGTGGCCTGA